From Canis lupus dingo isolate Sandy chromosome 24, ASM325472v2, whole genome shotgun sequence, a single genomic window includes:
- the LOC112673592 gene encoding 60S ribosomal protein L31-like — protein sequence MTGPGRMAPAKKGGEKKKGRSATNEVVTREYTINIHKHIHGVGFKKHAPQALKEIQKFAMKEMGTPDVLIDTRLNKAVWAKGIRNVPYRIHVRLSRQRNEDEDSPNKLYTLVNYVPVTTFKNLQTINVDEN from the exons ATGACAG GGCCCGGCAGAATGGCTCCCGCAAAGAAGGGTGGCGAGAAGAAGAAGGGCCGTTCTGCCACCaacgaggtagtgaccagagaatacACCATCAACATCCACAAACATATccatggagtgggtttcaagaagcATGCCCCTCAGGCACTCAAAGAGATCCAgaaatttgccatgaaggagatgggaactccagatgtgctcattgacaccaggctcaacaaagctgtctgggccaaaggaataaggaatgttccataccGTATCCATGTGCGGTTGTCCAGACAACGTAACgaggatgaagattcaccaaacaagctctacacGCTGGTTAACTACgtacctgtcaccactttcaaaaatctacagactattaatgtggatgagaactga